The Populus trichocarpa isolate Nisqually-1 chromosome 11, P.trichocarpa_v4.1, whole genome shotgun sequence genome has a segment encoding these proteins:
- the LOC7470916 gene encoding scarecrow-like protein 21 isoform X2 has protein sequence MESHQYFGYGVTDIGNSTSSPFSTEFDCDTYATTLCDSQDRYSSTENLSGESSSYFSRLNPSVDCQRESLLLFPGGTSLLQDASSSHNIKHTLLKLETTLMGPDDDEDVNTPNTCLGGSSRPPTSDQKPRAWSQQREGSHVIQTQTSFVSRQRQFGEGAHVEKRQKEMEEVHFHGIPSGDLKQLLIACAKALAENKVNDFDKLIEKARSVVSISGEPIQRLGAYLVEGLVARKESSGTNIYRALRCKEPEGKDLLSYMHTLYEICPYLKFGYMAANGAIAEACRNEDHIHIVDFHIAQGTQWMTLLQALAARPGGAPHVRITGIDDPVSKYARGDGLDAVARRLTAISEKFNIPIEFHGVPVYAPDVTKEMFDVRPGEALAVNFPLELHHTPDESVDVNNPRDGLLRMIKSLNPKVVTLVEQESNTNTTPFLTRFVETLNYYLAMFESIDVRLPRNQKERISVEQHCLARDIVNVIACEGKEREERHELFGKWKSRFMMAGFRQCPLSSYVNSVIRSLLRCYSEHYTLVEIDGAMLLGWKDRNLISASAWY, from the exons ATGGAATCACACCAGTATTTTGGATACGGTGTCACTG ATATAGGAAATTCAACCAGCTCGCCTTTCTCAACTGAATTTGATTGTGATACATATGCTACTACGTTATGTGACAGCCAGGACCGCTACAGCTCCACAGAGAATCTCTCAGGTGAATCCAGCAGTTATTTTAGTAGGCTGAACCCTTCTGTGGACTGTCAACGAGAAAGTCTACTGCTCTTTCCTGGCGGCACTTCATTGCTGCAAGATGCAAGTTCTAGCCATAACATAAAACACACGTTGCTGAAATTGGAGACTACTCTAATGGGGCCAGACGATGATGAAGATGTAAACACACCAAATACTTGTTTGGGGGGAAGTAGCAGGCCACCAACATCAGATCAGAAACCTAGGGCCTGGAGCCAGCAGCGCGAGGGTTCTCATGTTATTCAGACTCAGACGTCTTTTGTTTCAAGGCAGAGGCAGTTCGGCGAAGGTGCTCATGTTGAGAAACGCCAAAAGGAAATGGAAGAAGTACATTTTCATGGCATTCCATCTGGAGATTTGAAGCAGCTGTTGATTGCATGTGCTAAAGCTCTTGCTGAAAACAAGGTGAATGATTTCGATAAGTTGATTGAGAAGGCCAGAAGTGTGGTGTCTATCAGTGGAGAGCCAATCCAGCGTCTTGGTGCGTACTTGGTAGAGGGATTGGTAGCAAGGAAGGAGTCATCAGGTACTAATATTTATCGTGCCCTTAGGTGCAAGGAACCAGAAGGCAAGGACTTGCTGTCTTACATGCACACCCTGTATGAAATCTGCCCCTACCTGAAGTTTGGTTACATGGCAGCCAATGGAGCCATTGCTGAAGCATGCAGAAATGAGGACCACATCCATATAGTAGACTTCCACATTGCTCAGGGAACGCAGTGGATGACTCTCCTTCAAGCTCTTGCAGCCAGACCAGGTGGGGCTCCACATGTGCGTATCACAGGTATTGATGACCCTGTTTCTAAATATGCCCGAGGTGACGGTTTAGATGCAGTTGCGAGACGGTTGACTGCAATTTCTGAGAAATTTAATATCCCCATAGAGTTCCATGGAGTACCAGTTTATGCTCCAGATGTGACGAAGGAGATGTTTGATGTTAGGCCTGGAGAGGCTCTCGCTGTAAACTTTCCCTTGGAGCTCCACCACACTCCTGATGAGAGTGTTGATGTGAACAATCCAAGAGATGGGCTGCTTCGAATGATCAAATCACTCAATCCCAAGGTGGTCACGTTGGTGGAGCAAGAATCTAATACAAACACAACCCCTTTCCTCACTCGGTTTGTAGAAACTCTCAACTATTACTTGGCAATGTTTGAGTCCATTGATGTCAGATTGCCGAGAAACCAGAAGGAGCGAATTAGTGTGGAGCAGCATTGCCTAGCAAGGGATATAGTTAATGTCATTGCTTGTGAGGGGAAGGAGAGGGAGGAGCGCCACGAGCTCTTCGGCAAATGGAAGTCTAGATTCATGATGGCCGGTTTCCGGCAATGCCCTTTGAGCTCCTATGTAAACTCTGTGATAAGGAGCCTGCTAAGGTGTTACTCAGAGCATTATACATTGGTGGAAATTGATGGAGCTATGCTCTTGGGATGGAAAGATAGGAATTTGATCTCTGCTTCTGCCTGGTATTGA
- the LOC7470916 gene encoding scarecrow-like protein 21 isoform X1: protein MESHQYFGYGVTGAGLSYSSSYPSVPSMPNRLFGSLKLDIGNSTSSPFSTEFDCDTYATTLCDSQDRYSSTENLSGESSSYFSRLNPSVDCQRESLLLFPGGTSLLQDASSSHNIKHTLLKLETTLMGPDDDEDVNTPNTCLGGSSRPPTSDQKPRAWSQQREGSHVIQTQTSFVSRQRQFGEGAHVEKRQKEMEEVHFHGIPSGDLKQLLIACAKALAENKVNDFDKLIEKARSVVSISGEPIQRLGAYLVEGLVARKESSGTNIYRALRCKEPEGKDLLSYMHTLYEICPYLKFGYMAANGAIAEACRNEDHIHIVDFHIAQGTQWMTLLQALAARPGGAPHVRITGIDDPVSKYARGDGLDAVARRLTAISEKFNIPIEFHGVPVYAPDVTKEMFDVRPGEALAVNFPLELHHTPDESVDVNNPRDGLLRMIKSLNPKVVTLVEQESNTNTTPFLTRFVETLNYYLAMFESIDVRLPRNQKERISVEQHCLARDIVNVIACEGKEREERHELFGKWKSRFMMAGFRQCPLSSYVNSVIRSLLRCYSEHYTLVEIDGAMLLGWKDRNLISASAWY, encoded by the coding sequence ATGGAATCACACCAGTATTTTGGATACGGTGTCACTGGTGCGGGCCTATCCTACTCATCTTCTTATCCGTCTGTTCCTTCCATGCCTAATAGGTTGTTTGGTTCATTGAAATTAGATATAGGAAATTCAACCAGCTCGCCTTTCTCAACTGAATTTGATTGTGATACATATGCTACTACGTTATGTGACAGCCAGGACCGCTACAGCTCCACAGAGAATCTCTCAGGTGAATCCAGCAGTTATTTTAGTAGGCTGAACCCTTCTGTGGACTGTCAACGAGAAAGTCTACTGCTCTTTCCTGGCGGCACTTCATTGCTGCAAGATGCAAGTTCTAGCCATAACATAAAACACACGTTGCTGAAATTGGAGACTACTCTAATGGGGCCAGACGATGATGAAGATGTAAACACACCAAATACTTGTTTGGGGGGAAGTAGCAGGCCACCAACATCAGATCAGAAACCTAGGGCCTGGAGCCAGCAGCGCGAGGGTTCTCATGTTATTCAGACTCAGACGTCTTTTGTTTCAAGGCAGAGGCAGTTCGGCGAAGGTGCTCATGTTGAGAAACGCCAAAAGGAAATGGAAGAAGTACATTTTCATGGCATTCCATCTGGAGATTTGAAGCAGCTGTTGATTGCATGTGCTAAAGCTCTTGCTGAAAACAAGGTGAATGATTTCGATAAGTTGATTGAGAAGGCCAGAAGTGTGGTGTCTATCAGTGGAGAGCCAATCCAGCGTCTTGGTGCGTACTTGGTAGAGGGATTGGTAGCAAGGAAGGAGTCATCAGGTACTAATATTTATCGTGCCCTTAGGTGCAAGGAACCAGAAGGCAAGGACTTGCTGTCTTACATGCACACCCTGTATGAAATCTGCCCCTACCTGAAGTTTGGTTACATGGCAGCCAATGGAGCCATTGCTGAAGCATGCAGAAATGAGGACCACATCCATATAGTAGACTTCCACATTGCTCAGGGAACGCAGTGGATGACTCTCCTTCAAGCTCTTGCAGCCAGACCAGGTGGGGCTCCACATGTGCGTATCACAGGTATTGATGACCCTGTTTCTAAATATGCCCGAGGTGACGGTTTAGATGCAGTTGCGAGACGGTTGACTGCAATTTCTGAGAAATTTAATATCCCCATAGAGTTCCATGGAGTACCAGTTTATGCTCCAGATGTGACGAAGGAGATGTTTGATGTTAGGCCTGGAGAGGCTCTCGCTGTAAACTTTCCCTTGGAGCTCCACCACACTCCTGATGAGAGTGTTGATGTGAACAATCCAAGAGATGGGCTGCTTCGAATGATCAAATCACTCAATCCCAAGGTGGTCACGTTGGTGGAGCAAGAATCTAATACAAACACAACCCCTTTCCTCACTCGGTTTGTAGAAACTCTCAACTATTACTTGGCAATGTTTGAGTCCATTGATGTCAGATTGCCGAGAAACCAGAAGGAGCGAATTAGTGTGGAGCAGCATTGCCTAGCAAGGGATATAGTTAATGTCATTGCTTGTGAGGGGAAGGAGAGGGAGGAGCGCCACGAGCTCTTCGGCAAATGGAAGTCTAGATTCATGATGGCCGGTTTCCGGCAATGCCCTTTGAGCTCCTATGTAAACTCTGTGATAAGGAGCCTGCTAAGGTGTTACTCAGAGCATTATACATTGGTGGAAATTGATGGAGCTATGCTCTTGGGATGGAAAGATAGGAATTTGATCTCTGCTTCTGCCTGGTATTGA
- the LOC7470916 gene encoding chitin-inducible gibberellin-responsive protein 1 isoform X3 — protein sequence MGPDDDEDVNTPNTCLGGSSRPPTSDQKPRAWSQQREGSHVIQTQTSFVSRQRQFGEGAHVEKRQKEMEEVHFHGIPSGDLKQLLIACAKALAENKVNDFDKLIEKARSVVSISGEPIQRLGAYLVEGLVARKESSGTNIYRALRCKEPEGKDLLSYMHTLYEICPYLKFGYMAANGAIAEACRNEDHIHIVDFHIAQGTQWMTLLQALAARPGGAPHVRITGIDDPVSKYARGDGLDAVARRLTAISEKFNIPIEFHGVPVYAPDVTKEMFDVRPGEALAVNFPLELHHTPDESVDVNNPRDGLLRMIKSLNPKVVTLVEQESNTNTTPFLTRFVETLNYYLAMFESIDVRLPRNQKERISVEQHCLARDIVNVIACEGKEREERHELFGKWKSRFMMAGFRQCPLSSYVNSVIRSLLRCYSEHYTLVEIDGAMLLGWKDRNLISASAWY from the coding sequence ATGGGGCCAGACGATGATGAAGATGTAAACACACCAAATACTTGTTTGGGGGGAAGTAGCAGGCCACCAACATCAGATCAGAAACCTAGGGCCTGGAGCCAGCAGCGCGAGGGTTCTCATGTTATTCAGACTCAGACGTCTTTTGTTTCAAGGCAGAGGCAGTTCGGCGAAGGTGCTCATGTTGAGAAACGCCAAAAGGAAATGGAAGAAGTACATTTTCATGGCATTCCATCTGGAGATTTGAAGCAGCTGTTGATTGCATGTGCTAAAGCTCTTGCTGAAAACAAGGTGAATGATTTCGATAAGTTGATTGAGAAGGCCAGAAGTGTGGTGTCTATCAGTGGAGAGCCAATCCAGCGTCTTGGTGCGTACTTGGTAGAGGGATTGGTAGCAAGGAAGGAGTCATCAGGTACTAATATTTATCGTGCCCTTAGGTGCAAGGAACCAGAAGGCAAGGACTTGCTGTCTTACATGCACACCCTGTATGAAATCTGCCCCTACCTGAAGTTTGGTTACATGGCAGCCAATGGAGCCATTGCTGAAGCATGCAGAAATGAGGACCACATCCATATAGTAGACTTCCACATTGCTCAGGGAACGCAGTGGATGACTCTCCTTCAAGCTCTTGCAGCCAGACCAGGTGGGGCTCCACATGTGCGTATCACAGGTATTGATGACCCTGTTTCTAAATATGCCCGAGGTGACGGTTTAGATGCAGTTGCGAGACGGTTGACTGCAATTTCTGAGAAATTTAATATCCCCATAGAGTTCCATGGAGTACCAGTTTATGCTCCAGATGTGACGAAGGAGATGTTTGATGTTAGGCCTGGAGAGGCTCTCGCTGTAAACTTTCCCTTGGAGCTCCACCACACTCCTGATGAGAGTGTTGATGTGAACAATCCAAGAGATGGGCTGCTTCGAATGATCAAATCACTCAATCCCAAGGTGGTCACGTTGGTGGAGCAAGAATCTAATACAAACACAACCCCTTTCCTCACTCGGTTTGTAGAAACTCTCAACTATTACTTGGCAATGTTTGAGTCCATTGATGTCAGATTGCCGAGAAACCAGAAGGAGCGAATTAGTGTGGAGCAGCATTGCCTAGCAAGGGATATAGTTAATGTCATTGCTTGTGAGGGGAAGGAGAGGGAGGAGCGCCACGAGCTCTTCGGCAAATGGAAGTCTAGATTCATGATGGCCGGTTTCCGGCAATGCCCTTTGAGCTCCTATGTAAACTCTGTGATAAGGAGCCTGCTAAGGTGTTACTCAGAGCATTATACATTGGTGGAAATTGATGGAGCTATGCTCTTGGGATGGAAAGATAGGAATTTGATCTCTGCTTCTGCCTGGTATTGA